A genomic window from Roseiconus lacunae includes:
- a CDS encoding type II secretion system protein GspG, translated as MQSHHILPSPVQVSQPARHRRSRRSGFTLLELLLVLAILVVLGGIVAVNVVGTRDSANVDATTTQMKMLKSNIDMYQIRIGGMPSSLEELKDGPSDSAKKAKWVAPIIDEIPTDAWGNPFEYKASGNTFEIRSAGIDGQMNSDDDIVVSK; from the coding sequence ATGCAATCACACCACATTTTGCCGTCACCTGTTCAAGTATCGCAACCTGCACGACATCGCCGGTCGCGGCGGTCGGGATTCACGTTGTTGGAACTCTTGCTCGTGCTCGCCATCCTGGTCGTCTTGGGTGGAATCGTGGCGGTCAATGTTGTCGGAACGCGAGACAGTGCGAATGTCGATGCGACTACCACGCAAATGAAGATGCTCAAGAGCAACATCGACATGTACCAAATCCGCATCGGTGGCATGCCATCGTCGCTGGAAGAGCTGAAGGACGGTCCGTCGGATTCTGCTAAGAAAGCCAAGTGGGTCGCGCCGATCATCGACGAAATCCCCACCGATGCCTGGGGAAATCCATTCGAATACAAGGCCAGCGGTAACACCTTTGAAATCCGCAGTGCTGGGATCGACGGTCAAATGAACTCCGACGACGACATCGTTGTCTCCAAGTAA
- a CDS encoding prepilin-type N-terminal cleavage/methylation domain-containing protein — MRSRRLSLVFIARLSRDARTIRPGFTLLELLLVLAIMSVLASVALPQIAWLLGDRRVVRGAKIVREELMLARVDAMREGRIMMLDGMLEGGSIRVRPYVSLTDSVNAVDQTGSQSAMLNGADQGQQVTLVQDPSDNREVTLPEDVTVQSVAVVATARALEVQQANLSNQAEGYSQPVLFYPDGTTSTAAITLAHPVHGQITVRLRGITGDVTISDIGPLQ, encoded by the coding sequence ATGCGATCGCGTCGACTCTCTCTCGTTTTTATTGCCCGTTTATCGCGTGATGCTCGGACGATTCGGCCCGGGTTCACGCTGTTGGAGTTGCTGTTGGTGCTGGCGATCATGAGCGTGCTCGCTTCGGTTGCCCTGCCCCAAATCGCATGGCTGTTGGGAGATCGACGCGTCGTTCGCGGGGCTAAGATCGTCCGCGAAGAATTGATGCTCGCGCGGGTCGATGCGATGCGCGAAGGCCGCATTATGATGCTTGACGGCATGCTCGAAGGCGGCTCGATCCGAGTCCGCCCGTATGTGTCGCTGACCGATTCGGTCAACGCGGTCGATCAAACTGGATCACAGTCCGCAATGCTGAACGGCGCCGACCAAGGCCAGCAGGTTACGCTCGTTCAAGACCCGAGCGACAATCGCGAAGTCACGTTGCCCGAAGACGTGACCGTCCAGTCGGTCGCGGTCGTCGCGACGGCGCGGGCACTCGAAGTGCAACAAGCGAACCTGAGCAATCAAGCCGAAGGGTACAGCCAGCCAGTTCTGTTTTATCCTGACGGCACGACGAGTACGGCTGCAATTACACTGGCCCATCCGGTTCACGGCCAGATCACCGTTAGGCTGCGCGGAATCACCGGCGACGTAACGATCAGCGACATCGGCCCCCTGCAATGA